Proteins encoded together in one Acidobacteriota bacterium window:
- the dnaN gene encoding DNA polymerase III subunit beta, with protein sequence MELVVRKTDLLKELQLFQGIVERKNTIPILANVLLEAKGDQLRLAATDLEVGLRSKCPASVSKAGSLTLPAKKFYEIVKELPETDIRIEEDKTGAVKVAADRYESKMQTLPREDFPTLPEIAAGESTMVGRVPLREMVAKTQFAITGEDTRYFLNGALFVLRADGMLLVATDGHRLALVSAPRNGDATKTEESRTILPKKTLLELGRLLSEGEGDISFAKSENHIFFEVDGRLLVSRMIDGQFPAYERVIPKNNDKRIEFERDRIASAIRRVALLSNERSRAVKFSLESGRVEVASHSPELGEAREQLAVEYGGPAMQISFNAQYVIDFLNAVQTDVIAIEFRDEVSQTVMRPVGTTDYDYTYVVMPMRI encoded by the coding sequence ATGGAACTCGTTGTCCGGAAGACCGACCTGCTGAAAGAACTTCAACTGTTCCAGGGCATCGTCGAGCGCAAGAACACCATCCCCATTCTGGCCAACGTGTTGTTGGAGGCCAAGGGTGACCAACTGCGCCTGGCGGCCACCGATCTCGAGGTCGGGCTTCGATCGAAATGCCCCGCCTCGGTTTCGAAGGCGGGATCCCTCACGCTTCCGGCCAAGAAGTTCTACGAGATTGTCAAAGAGCTGCCGGAGACCGACATCCGCATCGAAGAGGACAAGACCGGCGCCGTCAAGGTGGCGGCCGATCGCTACGAATCGAAGATGCAGACGCTTCCGCGCGAGGATTTTCCAACGCTCCCGGAGATTGCCGCCGGCGAAAGCACGATGGTTGGCCGCGTGCCGCTGCGCGAGATGGTTGCGAAGACGCAGTTCGCCATCACCGGAGAAGACACGCGGTACTTCCTGAACGGCGCGCTGTTCGTGCTGCGCGCGGACGGGATGCTGCTGGTGGCCACTGATGGTCATCGCCTCGCGCTGGTCAGTGCGCCGCGCAACGGGGACGCCACCAAGACCGAGGAATCGCGGACCATCCTTCCCAAGAAGACCCTGCTCGAGCTGGGGCGGCTGCTGTCGGAAGGGGAGGGTGACATCTCGTTTGCCAAGAGCGAGAATCACATTTTCTTTGAAGTAGACGGCCGCCTGCTGGTGTCGCGGATGATTGACGGCCAGTTTCCCGCCTACGAGCGCGTCATCCCGAAGAACAACGACAAGCGCATCGAGTTCGAACGCGATCGGATCGCGTCGGCGATTCGCCGGGTCGCGCTGTTGTCGAACGAGCGCTCGCGCGCGGTCAAGTTCTCGCTGGAATCGGGCCGCGTGGAAGTGGCCTCGCACAGCCCCGAGCTGGGCGAAGCCCGCGAGCAGCTTGCCGTCGAGTACGGCGGGCCGGCGATGCAGATTTCCTTCAACGCGCAGTACGTGATCGACTTCCTCAACGCTGTGCAGACCGACGTCATCGCGATTGAGTTCCGGGACGAAGTCAGCCAGACCGTGATGCGCCCGGTCGGTACGACCGACTACGACTACACCTATGTCGTGATGCCCATGAGGATTTGA